The sequence CGGCGGCGCCTCCTGGCCGGTTGCATGGTCACCGTCTCACCCTCCTCCACGAAATCCACGACGCTCCCCGACTCCAGCCCAAACCGATCCCGCAATGCTTTAGGGAGGGTCAACTGCCCCTTGCTGGTCACGGTGGCCCGGTGAACGCGCCGCTCCTGTGGTTTGGTGGTCATCCTTACTCACCTCCTTACCTCACTTTAACAGCCGTAACGAAGTGAGTAGGGTCACACCAACGTGAGCAGGGGCCGTAACTCCTCCGCGACGGCGCGAGGGTCAAGCAGCTCTCCCCGCGCCGTTCTCAGCACCAGCTCGAACACGGCGTCATCCGGGCCGCTCAGCTCCGCGCCGTTCAGCAGCAAGAAGACGTAGGTGGCCGCGTAGGCCGTCCGCTTGTTGCCGTCCACGAAGGCGTGCCCCCGCGCCAGGAAGAACAGGAGAGCGGCGGCCTTCTCCACCAGCGACGGGTAAAGCTCCACTCCGAACGCCTCCATCGCGGGCTGGGCGAGGGCCGAAGCCAGTACACCCGCGTCCCGAACGCCGCCTGCTCCCCCGAAGGCGGCAATGGCCTCGTCGTGCAGTTCCACCACCTGACCGGGGGTCAGGTAAACGATCACGCGTCGCTGAGTCGCTGGAGCAGGTCGCGCTTCTCACGGAACAGCTTGGCTCTGGCGTCCTCAAAGGTCATCCCCTTGCGGGCGGGGCGCAGGATCAGGCCGCCCTCGGTGGGCTCAATCTCCACCTCGTCCTCGAAGCGGTACAGCTCCAACAGCTCCTTGGGCAGGATGACGGCCCGTGACTTACCGACGGTGGTGAGGCGCTTGCGCATGGCTTGATTCTAACCCGGTTAAAGCCTCAGTCCCCCACCACCTCCGCCCGCCGCTCCTTCGCCCGCCCTTGCCGCTTCATCTCCTCCTTCGCCACCGTCTCGGTGTGAACGATGTCGGGGCCGTCGGCGAGGCGCAGGGTGCGGGCCTGGGCGTACATGTTGGCGAGGGGCGTGTCCTGGCTGACGCCCGCGCCACCGAAAATCTGGATGGCGCGGTCGATCACCCGCAGGGCGACGTTGGGCGCGACCACCTTGATCGCCGCGATCTGCCCGCGCGCCTCTTTGTTGCCCACCGTGTCCATCATGTGCGCGGCCTGCATGGTCAGCAGCCGCGCCTGGTCGATCTCCATGCGGCTGTGCGCGATGGCCTCGCGGACGTGCTGGTGCCCGCCGAGTGGCTTGCCGAAGGCGACGCGCGCCCCGGCCCGCTCCACCATCAGGTCCAGCGCCCGCTCCGCCTGCCCGATCAGCCTCATGCAGTGGTGGATGCGCCCCGGCCCCAGCCGCCCCTGCGCGATCTCGAAGCCGCGCCCCTCCCCGAGCAGGAGGTTGGACGCGGGCACCCGCACGTTCTCGAAAGTCATCTCCGCGTGGCCGTGCGGGGCGTCGTCGTAGCCGAAGACGGTGAGCATGCGGTTGATGGTCACGCCGGGCGCGTCCATCGGAATCAGGATCATGGACTGCTGGAGGTGGCGCTCGGCCTGCGGGTCC is a genomic window of Deinococcus aestuarii containing:
- a CDS encoding AbrB/MazE/SpoVT family DNA-binding domain-containing protein; the encoded protein is MRKRLTTVGKSRAVILPKELLELYRFEDEVEIEPTEGGLILRPARKGMTFEDARAKLFREKRDLLQRLSDA
- a CDS encoding AbrB/MazE/SpoVT family DNA-binding domain-containing protein is translated as MTTKPQERRVHRATVTSKGQLTLPKALRDRFGLESGSVVDFVEEGETVTMQPARRRRRSFTEAIGTLEPPAGMTADEYISDMRHDPGDRDILQSGPGVKKITYIEDLPR
- a CDS encoding acyl-CoA dehydrogenase family protein translates to MTMFDVSPRTRDLHARLSNFMEEHIYPNEAEFGRQVNEGNRWEHVQLIEDLKPRARAEGLWNLFLPPASDPQGKFGPGLSNLEYAPLCEVMGRVWWAPEIFNCNAPDTGNMEVLARYGTPKQQERWLTPLLNGEIRSAFSMTEPEVASSDATNIQASIVRDGDGYVINARKWWTSGAGDPRCAVSIFMGKTDPQAERHLQQSMILIPMDAPGVTINRMLTVFGYDDAPHGHAEMTFENVRVPASNLLLGEGRGFEIAQGRLGPGRIHHCMRLIGQAERALDLMVERAGARVAFGKPLGGHQHVREAIAHSRMEIDQARLLTMQAAHMMDTVGNKEARGQIAAIKVVAPNVALRVIDRAIQIFGGAGVSQDTPLANMYAQARTLRLADGPDIVHTETVAKEEMKRQGRAKERRAEVVGD
- a CDS encoding type II toxin-antitoxin system death-on-curing family toxin; the encoded protein is MIVYLTPGQVVELHDEAIAAFGGAGGVRDAGVLASALAQPAMEAFGVELYPSLVEKAAALLFFLARGHAFVDGNKRTAYAATYVFLLLNGAELSGPDDAVFELVLRTARGELLDPRAVAEELRPLLTLV